From Sporosarcina sp. Te-1, the proteins below share one genomic window:
- a CDS encoding aldehyde dehydrogenase: MTKEITAEQRVIRDAKLFIGGEYLEALSGETFNTINPATNKKLATVANGGEADTRIAIVTAQRTFESGVWSRMPVEERSKILCRMADLIMMKVDELAYVESMDVGKPIKESRGFDIPRAASNFRFFAEMAKYMVHEHYDMSNYMSYVQYAPAGVTSLIIPWNLPFMQMTWKASAALAAGNTVVVKPASYTPLSAVMLGEIANEAGLPPGVLNILTGPGSTVGTVMCTHPAVRRISFVGESNTGKTVMRNAAENLIPVSLELGGKSANIVFEDAELDEAVAGSIEAIFRNQGEICLAGSRILVQESIYDQFLDRFVAAVKQIKVGDPMDEETDMGALVSKGHLKSVDEYVQIGLAEGAKLAYGGKRVPHLPDGNFYEPTVLYDVDNKMRIAQEEIFGPVPVIIPFKTEEDAIRIANDSIYGLAGVVWTNDLRRGQRVTSQIHSGLLWVNCWYVRDLRTPFGGAKASGIGREGGRHSFDFYTEAKTITMKK; the protein is encoded by the coding sequence GTGACCAAAGAGATAACGGCTGAACAAAGAGTCATCCGGGACGCAAAGCTTTTCATCGGTGGAGAATATCTGGAAGCACTGTCCGGTGAAACGTTTAATACCATCAATCCGGCAACGAATAAGAAGTTGGCGACGGTTGCAAATGGCGGGGAAGCCGATACGCGAATCGCAATTGTAACTGCTCAGCGTACGTTTGAAAGCGGCGTTTGGAGCAGGATGCCTGTTGAGGAACGTTCCAAAATTCTTTGCCGGATGGCAGATTTGATCATGATGAAAGTCGATGAGCTTGCCTACGTCGAATCGATGGATGTCGGTAAGCCGATTAAAGAAAGCCGTGGATTCGATATTCCGAGAGCAGCCTCCAATTTTCGCTTCTTTGCTGAAATGGCGAAGTACATGGTGCATGAACATTATGACATGAGCAACTATATGTCCTATGTCCAGTATGCGCCAGCGGGAGTTACGAGTTTGATTATCCCATGGAATTTGCCATTCATGCAGATGACCTGGAAAGCATCGGCTGCGTTGGCGGCAGGGAACACGGTTGTTGTTAAACCTGCTTCCTATACGCCACTTAGCGCGGTGATGCTTGGAGAAATTGCAAACGAAGCAGGTCTTCCTCCGGGTGTGCTTAACATCCTGACAGGGCCTGGAAGTACTGTTGGGACTGTCATGTGTACACATCCCGCCGTACGTCGGATTTCCTTTGTCGGTGAATCGAATACCGGGAAGACGGTCATGCGCAATGCTGCAGAAAATTTGATTCCCGTATCGCTGGAACTGGGCGGAAAATCAGCGAATATCGTATTTGAAGATGCCGAATTGGATGAAGCAGTGGCCGGTTCGATTGAAGCCATTTTCCGCAACCAAGGTGAAATCTGCCTGGCAGGTTCACGAATACTCGTTCAAGAAAGTATTTATGATCAATTTCTCGACCGCTTCGTTGCAGCTGTGAAACAGATAAAAGTCGGTGATCCGATGGACGAAGAGACGGATATGGGTGCACTTGTGTCTAAAGGACATTTGAAGTCTGTTGATGAATACGTTCAAATCGGGCTGGCTGAAGGTGCGAAACTCGCATATGGAGGAAAAAGGGTTCCTCATCTCCCAGACGGCAATTTTTATGAACCTACAGTTCTCTATGATGTGGATAATAAAATGCGAATCGCTCAAGAAGAAATTTTTGGCCCAGTGCCTGTGATCATTCCTTTCAAAACAGAAGAGGATGCCATCAGAATTGCTAATGATTCGATTTATGGATTAGCTGGCGTTGTCTGGACGAATGATCTGCGACGCGGCCAACGGGTCACATCACAAATTCACTCGGGGTTGCTGTGGGTTAATTGTTGGTATGTCCGTGACTTGCGGACGCCTTTTGGTGGTGCCAAAGCAAGCGGTATCGGCCGAGAAGGCGGACGGCACAGCTTTGATTTTTATACGGAAGCGAAAACCATCACGATGAAAAAATAG
- a CDS encoding RidA family protein codes for MKTPEEKLAELGLELPPLRPMLGDYVRCVRTGNLLFTAGQGVDEYHGKLGRELSLEEGYLAAQQSMLNLLSVIKHEVGELSRVKQFVKVLGMVNSTEDFTDQPKVMNGASDLIGKVFGEKGKHGRSAVGMAQLPNNTAIEIEVIVEIEE; via the coding sequence ATGAAAACACCAGAAGAGAAACTGGCGGAGTTAGGTCTGGAACTACCGCCCCTGCGCCCTATGCTAGGTGATTATGTGCGTTGTGTGAGAACAGGGAATTTGTTGTTCACCGCCGGCCAAGGAGTAGATGAGTACCACGGTAAGCTAGGCAGGGAACTCTCATTGGAAGAAGGCTATTTGGCAGCTCAGCAATCGATGCTAAATCTTCTGAGCGTCATTAAACACGAAGTCGGCGAACTGAGTCGTGTGAAGCAGTTCGTCAAAGTGCTTGGAATGGTGAATAGCACGGAAGATTTCACGGATCAGCCAAAAGTGATGAACGGTGCTTCCGATTTAATCGGCAAGGTGTTCGGGGAAAAAGGAAAACATGGCCGGTCAGCAGTAGGAATGGCGCAGTTGCCCAATAATACGGCAATTGAAATTGAAGTTATCGTTGAAATTGAGGAGTAG
- a CDS encoding amidohydrolase family protein, with protein MRVDFHTHIIPEDIPDFVEKFGGGRWPTLEKTCSCGANIMVEGKVFREVTDQVWSPEKRIQDMDAEGVDIQVLSPIPVTFSYWAEPEAAEQMAIIQNDFIANTVKQYPDRFIGLGTVPLQNVEISIREMERCIKELGLKGIEIGTNINGVNLDDPSFTLFFEMAEKWEVPLFIHPWETLGRERMPRHNLMYTVGMPSETALAAASLVNGGVMEKFPNLKICFAHGGGSFPYILPRLDQGWNVWPHLRQTSKPPSHYAKNFYFDSLNYDPLTLNFLIDRFGHEKIVMGSDYPFLLREIPPGKVVDDTTNLTDEQKNAILGGNALAFLNVKVKDEMKK; from the coding sequence ATGAGGGTAGATTTCCATACGCATATCATTCCTGAAGACATTCCGGATTTCGTTGAGAAGTTCGGCGGCGGACGCTGGCCGACGTTGGAAAAGACATGTTCATGCGGTGCGAACATCATGGTGGAAGGAAAAGTGTTCCGTGAAGTGACAGACCAAGTCTGGAGCCCAGAAAAAAGAATACAAGACATGGATGCGGAAGGTGTAGATATTCAAGTTCTATCTCCCATTCCCGTGACTTTCTCCTATTGGGCTGAACCGGAAGCCGCGGAACAGATGGCAATCATCCAAAATGATTTCATTGCAAATACTGTGAAACAATATCCTGACCGTTTCATCGGACTAGGCACCGTCCCGTTGCAAAACGTTGAAATTTCTATCCGGGAAATGGAACGGTGTATAAAAGAGCTTGGTTTGAAAGGGATTGAAATCGGTACAAATATCAATGGTGTGAACTTGGATGATCCCTCCTTCACCCTATTTTTCGAAATGGCTGAGAAATGGGAAGTTCCTTTGTTCATTCATCCATGGGAAACACTTGGCAGAGAACGGATGCCGCGGCATAACTTGATGTACACAGTAGGGATGCCTAGCGAAACGGCACTCGCGGCTGCCAGTCTCGTCAACGGGGGCGTAATGGAGAAATTCCCGAATCTGAAAATTTGTTTTGCGCATGGCGGCGGCTCTTTTCCCTATATCCTGCCGAGGTTGGACCAAGGTTGGAATGTCTGGCCGCATTTACGGCAAACGAGTAAACCACCCAGCCATTATGCAAAGAATTTCTATTTTGATTCATTAAATTATGACCCGCTTACTCTGAATTTCCTAATTGACCGTTTTGGTCATGAAAAAATTGTAATGGGTTCCGATTATCCCTTTCTTTTACGTGAAATCCCGCCAGGTAAAGTGGTTGATGATACAACCAATCTAACGGATGAACAAAAGAACGCAATATTGGGGGGGAATGCGCTGGCATTCCTGAATGTAAAAGTAAAGGATGAGATGAAAAAATGA
- a CDS encoding 3-hydroxyanthranilate 3,4-dioxygenase — protein MTKSTMMKLQAFNLMKWIEEHKDELKPPVNNKVLWEDSEFICMILGGPNRRRDFHVDPSDEFFYQIKGDCFVEVINNGKREVVTVKEGEVFMLPANIPHSPHRIADTFGLVIERKRDMGELEDFVWFCEGCDEEMHRKRVQLTDIETQVKGAIEEFNGSGELRTCKKCGYVMSEEVGLWK, from the coding sequence ATGACCAAATCGACAATGATGAAATTGCAAGCATTCAACTTGATGAAATGGATTGAAGAACATAAGGATGAGCTTAAGCCGCCGGTCAATAACAAGGTCCTCTGGGAAGACTCGGAATTCATTTGCATGATTTTGGGTGGTCCTAATCGCCGCCGAGATTTCCATGTTGACCCTTCAGATGAGTTCTTTTACCAGATCAAAGGGGATTGCTTCGTTGAAGTCATTAACAACGGTAAACGCGAAGTTGTGACAGTCAAAGAAGGTGAAGTTTTCATGCTGCCCGCAAATATTCCACATTCTCCACACCGTATTGCCGATACATTCGGCTTGGTCATTGAACGTAAACGAGATATGGGTGAACTGGAAGATTTTGTTTGGTTCTGTGAGGGGTGTGATGAGGAAATGCATCGCAAGCGCGTGCAATTGACAGATATCGAGACGCAAGTTAAAGGGGCTATTGAAGAGTTCAACGGAAGTGGAGAACTCCGGACATGCAAGAAGTGTGGTTATGTCATGTCTGAAGAAGTGGGTCTTTGGAAATGA
- a CDS encoding IclR family transcriptional regulator — protein sequence MIGSVRKACQIISCFSNEDPALGIGEIAERLDMNISTAHHLVSTLCAEGVLMKDDRKKYRLGWRLLEWNNHVMFQQDVYDKAMPLVKELIHRFRGTVHIAMFDKGTVVFVLKVSSQESTPIQTYIGSRKPAYATSSGKVLLSHNAVYLKETLERGLLGEAPNTITDISRLKQELEEIRIKGYSISNNENSDGMYGIAAPIFSYSEEIIAAVNLVAPISYMLASDRKMMIQSVKNTAQLISKELGYIEV from the coding sequence GTGATAGGTTCTGTAAGGAAAGCTTGTCAGATCATTAGCTGTTTTTCCAATGAAGACCCTGCGCTCGGCATTGGAGAGATAGCTGAAAGGCTGGATATGAATATCAGTACGGCGCATCATCTCGTCAGCACCCTCTGTGCCGAGGGTGTGCTCATGAAGGATGACAGGAAAAAATATCGCCTGGGGTGGAGGTTGCTTGAATGGAATAACCATGTCATGTTCCAACAAGATGTTTATGACAAAGCCATGCCCCTGGTCAAGGAATTAATTCATAGATTCAGGGGAACGGTCCATATTGCTATGTTTGATAAAGGGACTGTCGTATTTGTACTAAAGGTGTCTTCCCAGGAGTCCACGCCCATTCAAACATATATCGGTTCCAGAAAGCCGGCATACGCGACCAGTTCGGGGAAAGTATTACTTTCTCATAATGCAGTTTATCTTAAAGAAACTCTTGAGCGTGGCCTGTTGGGCGAGGCCCCGAATACTATCACCGATATAAGCCGGTTAAAACAGGAACTTGAAGAGATACGTATCAAAGGCTACTCGATCAGCAATAATGAAAATTCGGATGGTATGTATGGGATTGCGGCACCGATCTTTTCCTATTCGGAGGAGATCATTGCAGCTGTCAATTTAGTTGCACCGATTTCCTATATGTTGGCCAGTGACCGGAAGATGATGATCCAGAGCGTGAAGAACACGGCACAGTTGATCTCGAAAGAATTAGGATATATCGAAGTTTGA
- a CDS encoding amino acid permease — protein MKKANDFQDIIEREKGLNRSLKTGQLTMIAIGGAIGTGLFLGSGLAIGSAGPSVIVSYAIGALIALLLMGCLAEMTVAHPVTGSFGAYAERYINPWAGFSVRYSYWFSLVCAIGTEVTAVAVYMKYWFPTVPAIVWILLFAAILMYVNATTVKMFGVVEYWFSLIKVIAITGFIILAVYVVVGADSTSAIGPQNYTNDGGFFPNGLWGMWIAVFISLFSYLSIEMIAVSAGEAKDPEKAVPIALKSAVLRLVLFYLLTLSLMLMIVPWSSAGADKSPFVKVMEIVNIPGAAGIMNFVVLIAALSAMNSQLYISTRMMFSLSRGGYAPKVLGKLNKRKVPSIALYASVIGIVFATIFTVVKPETAFVTMISLSSFGAMFAWFMIFITHLFFRKKWNANNGRKLPVKMIGYPYLTITGAVLLASVVLSTWFSPDFRATLTLGFPWLIFITVCYLIWKKKQGSKGVTPDEPGMNGPEDTIVVASDEPLEEVKG, from the coding sequence ATGAAAAAAGCAAACGATTTTCAGGACATTATCGAGAGGGAGAAAGGGTTAAATCGCAGTCTCAAGACTGGGCAACTCACTATGATTGCAATTGGGGGAGCAATTGGTACGGGTCTATTTCTAGGCAGTGGTTTGGCGATCGGGAGTGCGGGGCCAAGTGTCATTGTCAGTTATGCGATCGGGGCATTGATTGCGCTACTGTTGATGGGGTGCCTGGCCGAAATGACTGTGGCGCATCCGGTTACAGGATCATTCGGTGCGTATGCAGAACGGTATATTAATCCTTGGGCAGGTTTCTCCGTCCGTTATTCATATTGGTTCAGTCTCGTGTGTGCCATCGGGACAGAAGTTACAGCTGTTGCCGTTTACATGAAATATTGGTTCCCTACAGTTCCGGCTATTGTATGGATCTTACTGTTTGCTGCAATTCTTATGTACGTGAATGCTACGACTGTTAAAATGTTCGGCGTCGTAGAATACTGGTTCTCCCTTATCAAAGTCATTGCCATCACAGGATTTATCATTTTGGCTGTGTATGTAGTTGTAGGCGCAGATAGTACATCAGCAATCGGCCCACAAAATTACACAAACGACGGCGGATTTTTTCCTAATGGACTTTGGGGTATGTGGATTGCTGTGTTCATCTCTCTCTTCAGTTACCTGAGTATTGAAATGATAGCAGTCAGTGCCGGCGAAGCGAAAGATCCTGAAAAAGCTGTTCCCATAGCTCTGAAATCAGCGGTTTTACGTCTTGTTCTTTTCTACCTCCTTACATTGTCACTAATGTTAATGATTGTTCCTTGGTCTTCGGCTGGAGCCGATAAAAGTCCATTTGTTAAAGTAATGGAGATTGTCAATATTCCTGGTGCGGCGGGCATCATGAACTTTGTCGTTCTAATTGCGGCACTTTCCGCCATGAATAGTCAGCTTTATATTTCCACTCGAATGATGTTTTCACTTTCTCGTGGTGGCTATGCACCAAAAGTTCTCGGAAAGTTAAACAAAAGGAAGGTTCCTTCCATTGCCCTATATGCATCTGTGATCGGTATTGTATTTGCAACAATTTTTACAGTCGTTAAACCTGAGACTGCATTCGTAACAATGATTTCACTGTCGAGTTTCGGTGCAATGTTTGCTTGGTTCATGATCTTTATCACACATCTGTTTTTCCGGAAAAAGTGGAATGCGAACAATGGTCGAAAGCTTCCGGTTAAAATGATTGGTTATCCTTACTTGACAATTACAGGGGCTGTTTTACTCGCTTCGGTTGTATTGTCAACATGGTTCTCGCCTGATTTCCGCGCCACCTTAACTCTAGGTTTCCCGTGGCTGATTTTCATCACGGTTTGCTACCTCATCTGGAAAAAGAAACAGGGTTCAAAAGGGGTAACTCCAGATGAGCCTGGAATGAACGGTCCAGAAGATACTATAGTGGTAGCTTCAGATGAACCCCTGGAAGAAGTGAAGGGGTAA
- the kynU gene encoding kynureninase, producing MYQESGVITKNHALQEDRENDFRQYREEFYLQPGVIYLDGNSLGLMSKRAETNVAELMDSWRELGIEGWTKGKYPWFFLSEKLGAMCAPLVGASSEEVIVSGSTTTNIHQVISTFYKPEKKRTKILADELTFPSDIYALQSQIRLKGYDPEEQLIQVKSKDGRMIEEDDIIKAMTEEVALIFLPTVLYRSGQLLDIERLTAEAHARGICIGFDACHSIGAVPHYFTDWEVDFGVWCNYKYLNGGPGSVAGLYVNKKHFGTLPGLIGWYSSKKDKQFDMEHTLSVEESAGAFQIGTPHVLSLAPIIGSLEMFAEAGIENVRRKSLHLTQFMADLIEQELTGLGFSIGNPKEDERRGGHICLEHDEAVRICKSLVENRIIPDFRPPNIIRLAPIAFYTSYEEIWDTVQILKRIVVEKEYEAHSKERNVVA from the coding sequence ATGTATCAAGAGAGCGGAGTAATTACAAAAAATCATGCATTGCAAGAAGATCGGGAGAATGACTTTCGTCAATACCGGGAGGAATTTTATTTACAGCCGGGAGTTATTTATCTAGATGGAAACTCACTTGGATTAATGTCAAAGCGTGCCGAGACGAATGTCGCAGAACTCATGGATTCTTGGAGGGAGTTGGGGATCGAAGGGTGGACGAAAGGGAAATATCCTTGGTTCTTCTTGTCGGAAAAGTTAGGTGCGATGTGTGCACCGCTTGTGGGTGCAAGTAGTGAAGAAGTAATTGTAAGCGGTTCCACGACAACGAATATTCATCAGGTGATTTCCACTTTCTATAAACCCGAAAAAAAAAGGACGAAGATATTGGCGGATGAACTAACATTCCCATCTGATATTTATGCACTCCAAAGTCAAATCAGGTTGAAAGGCTATGACCCAGAAGAACAGCTTATCCAAGTAAAGAGCAAGGATGGACGAATGATTGAAGAGGATGACATTATCAAAGCAATGACGGAGGAAGTGGCATTGATCTTCTTGCCGACTGTCCTTTATAGAAGCGGGCAATTGCTTGATATAGAGCGCTTGACTGCTGAGGCGCATGCGCGAGGTATTTGCATTGGGTTTGACGCATGCCATTCCATTGGGGCCGTACCCCATTATTTCACTGATTGGGAAGTAGATTTTGGCGTGTGGTGTAATTACAAATATTTGAACGGTGGACCTGGATCTGTTGCAGGCTTATATGTAAATAAAAAACACTTTGGTACTTTGCCCGGTTTGATAGGATGGTACAGCTCAAAAAAAGATAAGCAATTTGATATGGAACACACACTGTCTGTAGAGGAATCCGCAGGCGCTTTCCAAATCGGCACGCCGCATGTTCTTAGTTTGGCACCGATTATCGGTTCTTTGGAGATGTTTGCAGAAGCGGGCATCGAGAATGTACGCCGTAAATCACTTCATCTCACACAGTTTATGGCTGATTTGATTGAACAGGAATTGACAGGCTTAGGCTTTTCTATTGGGAATCCGAAAGAAGATGAACGCCGAGGCGGCCATATTTGTTTGGAGCATGATGAGGCAGTCCGAATTTGTAAATCGCTCGTGGAGAACAGAATCATCCCGGACTTCAGACCGCCAAACATTATACGTCTAGCACCAATTGCTTTTTACACGTCCTATGAGGAAATCTGGGATACTGTTCAGATTCTAAAGAGGATAGTAGTAGAGAAAGAGTATGAAGCACATAGCAAAGAACGGAATGTAGTGGCATAA